From Levilactobacillus zymae, a single genomic window includes:
- a CDS encoding DUF262 domain-containing protein produces MDIHADPRSIVDLFPVSENAAIKYKIPLYQREYSWSNENIRALLEDIDQEEEGYYIGNLLVRNWIEVNI; encoded by the coding sequence ATGGATATACATGCAGATCCACGTAGTATCGTAGATTTATTTCCGGTGTCAGAAAATGCTGCAATAAAATACAAAATTCCTTTATATCAAAGAGAGTACTCTTGGAGTAACGAAAATATAAGAGCGTTATTAGAAGATATTGATCAAGAAGAAGAAGGATATTATATTGGAAATTTATTGGTGAGAAATTGGATTGAAGTCAATATTTGA
- a CDS encoding 2,3-diphosphoglycerate-dependent phosphoglycerate mutase: protein MAKLVLIRHGQSEWNLSNQFTGWVDVDLSEKGVEEAKAAGKKVKEAGLEFDYAYTSVLKRAIKTLHYVLEESDQLWVPETKTWRLNERHYGALQGLNKKETAEKYGDDQVHIWRRSYDVLPPLLSADDEGSAVNDRRYADLDPNIIPGGENLKVTLERVMPFWEDQIAPKLLDGKNVIIAAHGNSLRALSKYIERISDDDIMDLEMATGEPVVYDFDDKLNMTNKVKLGK from the coding sequence ATGGCAAAATTAGTACTGATTCGCCACGGCCAAAGTGAATGGAACCTTTCCAACCAATTCACTGGCTGGGTTGACGTTGACTTGAGTGAAAAGGGTGTCGAAGAAGCAAAGGCTGCTGGGAAGAAAGTTAAGGAAGCCGGCTTGGAATTCGATTACGCCTACACTTCAGTTCTGAAGCGGGCCATCAAGACGTTACACTACGTTTTGGAAGAATCCGACCAACTTTGGGTTCCAGAAACTAAGACGTGGCGTTTGAACGAACGGCACTATGGCGCATTACAAGGCTTAAACAAGAAGGAAACGGCTGAAAAGTACGGCGACGACCAAGTGCACATCTGGCGTCGGTCCTACGATGTGTTGCCTCCACTGTTGAGTGCTGATGACGAAGGTTCCGCTGTGAACGACCGTCGTTACGCTGACTTGGATCCAAACATCATCCCTGGTGGTGAAAACTTGAAGGTTACCTTGGAACGGGTTATGCCGTTCTGGGAAGACCAAATCGCACCTAAGTTGCTGGATGGCAAGAACGTCATCATCGCAGCCCACGGGAACTCATTACGTGCTTTAAGCAAGTACATCGAACGGATCTCTGATGACGACATCATGGACCTCGAAATGGCAACTGGTGAACCAGTGGTTTACGACTTCGATGACAAGTTAAACATGACGAACAAGGTTAAGTTGGGCAAGTAA
- a CDS encoding collagen binding domain-containing protein, whose protein sequence is MRRLRQVIMTSLSAMIMGIIPLAIPVTTQAATTPTANWTVDVNGNITGRDANNYPNQLTWNVGFNSTGQDLGNASLVNTLSPGQAYVPGSVTATTGTFNADGSFSSTGGHELTPTVTVNGTTTLGQQLTVAFSDVNAPVAVYYRTTPQVSGLNGNWMATAEVAGHASTSQINWDGLTDPDPVKTPTSSSTTSSSSSSSSSSLTTPAKTPTSSTVTSHATTTVTVGGSGMTDGAGGGVDEDSSSSEPMTDGAGGDVDEDSSNEIDSSSSSHMTDGAGGGVDDSSDESAESSSLPSASSSATMPSEPSVSSSASMSSSSQPSQSSAPVTVPSESSSQASSTPSVTVPSASSSSVSSSSAVSSMPGISSSAASSSVASSGQGVLAPGMNSSSSVQPSQPVVGGQGATVPANNGTVAGLPQSGTQAAIAGSQPATQPNAMSSGSAVNAALPVTATGRLPQTNEEANYAGVVFGGLMLIGLGLAFVSRKQP, encoded by the coding sequence ATGCGCAGATTACGTCAGGTCATCATGACGAGTTTGTCTGCCATGATTATGGGAATTATCCCGTTAGCCATCCCAGTGACGACACAAGCTGCCACCACCCCTACGGCTAATTGGACGGTCGATGTGAACGGCAATATCACCGGCCGGGATGCCAACAATTATCCTAATCAGCTGACTTGGAACGTCGGGTTCAACTCGACCGGTCAGGATTTGGGCAATGCGAGTTTAGTTAATACCTTGAGTCCGGGGCAGGCTTACGTCCCCGGCAGTGTCACGGCGACGACCGGGACCTTTAATGCCGATGGGTCCTTCAGTAGTACCGGTGGCCACGAGCTGACACCGACGGTTACCGTGAACGGCACCACCACGTTGGGTCAACAACTGACGGTGGCGTTTAGCGACGTGAACGCACCGGTCGCGGTTTATTACCGGACCACGCCTCAGGTCAGTGGGTTAAACGGTAACTGGATGGCGACGGCCGAAGTTGCCGGGCACGCCAGCACGAGTCAAATTAACTGGGACGGCCTGACCGACCCAGATCCGGTCAAGACGCCAACCAGTTCCTCAACGACATCCTCATCGAGTTCGTCGAGCAGCTCTAGTTTGACGACACCCGCGAAGACGCCGACTTCTTCTACCGTGACGAGTCACGCAACGACCACGGTCACCGTGGGCGGTAGTGGCATGACCGATGGTGCCGGTGGCGGCGTTGACGAAGATAGTTCGTCCAGCGAGCCCATGACCGATGGCGCTGGCGGTGATGTCGATGAAGATAGCTCTAACGAAATTGATAGTTCATCCAGCAGTCACATGACGGACGGCGCTGGTGGTGGCGTGGACGATTCTTCGGACGAATCCGCGGAATCCAGCAGTCTGCCGAGTGCTTCCAGCTCTGCGACGATGCCTAGCGAACCCAGCGTTTCGAGTTCTGCTAGCATGAGTAGCAGTTCGCAGCCAAGTCAATCGTCAGCACCGGTTACGGTACCAAGCGAGTCATCGAGTCAAGCATCATCGACGCCAAGTGTCACGGTGCCCAGCGCATCATCGAGTTCTGTAAGCAGCAGTAGTGCCGTTTCCAGTATGCCCGGGATCTCCAGCAGCGCGGCCAGCTCCAGTGTTGCTTCGTCCGGTCAGGGCGTGTTGGCACCGGGAATGAACTCGAGTTCGAGTGTTCAGCCAAGTCAACCGGTTGTCGGCGGTCAGGGCGCTACGGTTCCGGCCAACAACGGTACGGTCGCTGGGTTACCACAATCCGGGACCCAAGCGGCAATTGCCGGTTCACAACCAGCAACGCAACCCAACGCCATGAGCAGTGGGTCAGCGGTCAATGCCGCCTTACCTGTCACGGCCACGGGACGCCTGCCACAAACCAACGAGGAAGCTAACTACGCTGGCGTGGTCTTCGGTGGCCTGATGCTTATCGGGTTAGGCTTGGCATTTGTCAGTCGTAAGCAACCTTAA
- a CDS encoding AI-2E family transporter gives MNLWERFTTNIRLRRFVVLAFIILILWLVRSEMNTILLTFIFTFLVLQLVKFVRRHVKIPTQLIVVLTYVIILGGLYWAVTTYLPQIVTSSVHGIEKLYKFYQNPDNDTNQIARWVTNYISTSDLLGQVQNGAKVVLNYVSTIGSFGLTLFMSMILSFFFTIESKQMTAFSQRFLTSTYGWVFQDIKFFADKFINTFGVVLEAQFFIAMCNTVITTVILAIMKMPQLPTLAIMIFILSLIPVAGVIVSVIPLAVLGYSVGGYRYIIYILVMIVVVHALEAYVLNPKFMSSRTELPIFYTFVVLLAGEQLFGVWGLIVGVPIFTFFLDILGVRPVHGLHPGVDVEKLRQYRQTHGRRRHRGDDQDDD, from the coding sequence TTGAATTTATGGGAACGGTTTACAACGAACATTCGCTTACGCCGCTTCGTGGTGCTAGCTTTTATCATCCTAATCCTGTGGCTGGTCCGCAGCGAAATGAACACGATTCTACTGACCTTTATCTTTACCTTTCTGGTGCTTCAGCTGGTCAAGTTCGTCCGGCGGCACGTCAAGATTCCAACGCAATTGATTGTGGTGCTGACCTACGTGATCATTCTGGGGGGCCTGTATTGGGCCGTGACTACCTATCTGCCCCAGATCGTGACGTCGTCGGTCCACGGGATTGAGAAGCTTTACAAGTTTTACCAGAACCCGGACAACGACACTAACCAGATTGCCCGTTGGGTGACCAACTACATCAGCACCTCGGACCTGCTAGGACAGGTACAGAATGGGGCCAAGGTCGTTTTGAACTACGTTTCGACGATTGGTTCGTTCGGTCTGACGCTGTTCATGTCGATGATCCTCAGCTTCTTCTTTACCATTGAAAGCAAGCAGATGACGGCCTTTTCCCAACGTTTTTTGACCAGTACTTACGGCTGGGTCTTCCAGGATATCAAGTTCTTCGCCGATAAATTCATCAATACCTTCGGCGTGGTGTTGGAAGCCCAATTCTTCATCGCGATGTGCAACACCGTGATTACCACGGTGATTCTGGCCATCATGAAGATGCCGCAACTGCCAACTTTGGCCATCATGATCTTCATCCTGAGCCTGATTCCAGTGGCCGGGGTGATTGTATCCGTGATTCCGTTGGCCGTGCTGGGCTATTCGGTCGGCGGTTACCGCTACATCATTTACATCTTAGTTATGATTGTGGTGGTCCACGCGTTAGAGGCCTACGTGTTAAACCCCAAGTTCATGTCCAGTCGCACGGAGCTGCCCATCTTCTACACCTTCGTGGTGTTGTTGGCGGGTGAACAACTCTTCGGCGTTTGGGGCCTGATTGTGGGGGTCCCCATCTTTACCTTCTTCCTGGATATCTTGGGTGTGCGGCCGGTTCACGGCTTACATCCGGGGGTGGACGTCGAGAAGCTTCGCCAGTACCGGCAGACGCACGGGCGACGCCGACACCGTGGCGATGATCAGGATGACGACTAA
- a CDS encoding ROK family protein → MQQIVNAGPISRSQISRNLSLNKVTVSDIYSELLHEGLIREVGHGVSTRNGGRKPVMALLNVDYGYVISINILRQRFTMLACRLDGKSEDYTSVSTRNVDLTSVLDMIEEHIRQMMGDRDTRLLGLSFGLDGVIYENQILNAGLNGLKDFDLAKYFGDKFNVPVVLENLANEAAIFERDFSGEGVYENLISVTIRDQVSAGIVTNGHLYRGHRGEAGVIGKCPLADRYQEQNQETVNHYVSETSVLKRIMAYQKLDRVDVNRIRRDYLGHQPELLAILDEFSYYLAKVLANISSGFAPDAILLNAPILELLPELMDDIRGYVDKLAIPRKAPLLLTKNAKEASLMGGASAIIHRVLALDDLQLTFRNERPVVLEQIES, encoded by the coding sequence TTGCAACAGATTGTCAATGCTGGACCAATTTCGCGGAGTCAGATTTCTCGGAACCTAAGCCTGAACAAGGTGACCGTTTCGGATATCTATAGCGAATTACTTCACGAAGGTTTGATTCGCGAAGTGGGTCACGGTGTTAGTACGCGGAATGGTGGCCGGAAGCCGGTGATGGCGTTACTCAACGTGGACTATGGGTACGTGATCAGCATCAACATCTTACGCCAACGGTTCACCATGTTGGCCTGTCGGTTAGATGGTAAATCAGAAGATTATACGAGTGTGTCGACGCGTAACGTGGATCTCACGTCCGTGCTCGACATGATTGAAGAACACATTCGGCAGATGATGGGTGACCGGGATACCCGGTTACTCGGGTTGTCCTTTGGCTTAGACGGTGTGATTTACGAAAACCAAATTTTAAACGCCGGACTGAACGGGTTGAAGGATTTTGACCTGGCAAAGTACTTCGGCGATAAGTTCAACGTGCCGGTGGTGCTGGAAAACTTGGCCAACGAAGCGGCCATCTTCGAACGGGACTTCTCCGGCGAAGGGGTTTACGAAAACCTAATTTCGGTCACCATCCGGGATCAGGTCAGCGCCGGTATCGTGACGAACGGTCACCTGTACCGCGGTCACCGCGGGGAAGCGGGGGTCATCGGGAAGTGTCCGTTGGCCGACCGCTATCAGGAACAGAATCAAGAGACCGTGAACCACTACGTTTCCGAGACCAGTGTGTTGAAGCGCATTATGGCCTATCAGAAGCTCGACCGGGTCGACGTTAACCGGATTCGGCGGGATTATCTGGGTCACCAACCAGAATTATTAGCGATTTTGGATGAATTCTCCTACTACTTGGCCAAGGTTTTGGCGAACATTTCTAGTGGGTTTGCGCCGGACGCAATCCTGCTGAACGCCCCGATTTTGGAACTCCTGCCCGAATTGATGGACGACATCCGTGGGTACGTCGATAAGTTGGCGATTCCGCGCAAGGCGCCGCTCCTCTTGACCAAGAACGCCAAGGAAGCTTCCCTGATGGGGGGCGCATCGGCGATTATTCACCGGGTCTTAGCCCTGGATGATCTCCAATTGACGTTTAGAAACGAGCGGCCGGTGGTCCTCGAACAAATTGAATCTTAG
- a CDS encoding class I SAM-dependent methyltransferase: protein MLEKTFYKTFLSHTFNIPVRVNYWDGTSDVYGAGTPANTITIHQAIPVKEISRNASIALGEAIMDGTIEIDGSIEDLLTAAYENADSFFHNKKYIHFLPKQKHTEKESKADVQNHYDIGNNFYQLWLDSTMTYSCAYFETPDDDLETAQVNKVHHIIKKLNPQPGKTLLDIGCGWGTLMLTAAKEYGLHVTGITLSQEQYDYVTQRINDEGLQDVAEVRLEDYRELGHEQWDYITSVGMFEHVGAENLGEYFNCVQKYLMNDGVALIHGITRQQGGANNGWLNKWIFPGGYVPGLVENTTHIIENGLQIDDMEPLRRHYQKTVEIWDQNFNQHREEVAKMFDDKFVRMWDLYLQACAASFKSGNIDVIQYLISKGPSARMLPMTRDYMYAETDKVTD, encoded by the coding sequence ATGCTTGAAAAGACTTTTTACAAAACGTTTCTTAGTCACACCTTCAACATCCCCGTCCGCGTAAATTACTGGGACGGTACCAGTGACGTCTACGGGGCCGGCACGCCCGCTAACACGATCACCATCCACCAGGCGATTCCGGTCAAGGAAATCTCTCGTAACGCGTCCATCGCGTTGGGGGAAGCCATCATGGACGGCACGATTGAAATCGACGGCAGTATCGAAGACCTGCTGACGGCCGCCTACGAAAATGCGGACAGCTTCTTCCATAATAAGAAGTACATTCACTTCTTACCGAAGCAAAAGCACACCGAAAAGGAAAGTAAGGCCGACGTTCAGAACCATTACGACATCGGGAACAACTTCTACCAACTTTGGTTGGACAGCACCATGACCTACTCGTGTGCCTACTTCGAGACGCCCGACGATGACCTGGAGACCGCTCAAGTCAACAAGGTCCACCACATCATCAAGAAGCTCAACCCCCAACCGGGTAAAACGCTCCTGGATATCGGTTGTGGCTGGGGTACGTTGATGCTTACGGCCGCTAAGGAATACGGCTTACACGTCACGGGAATCACCTTAAGTCAGGAACAATACGACTACGTGACTCAACGGATTAACGACGAGGGTCTCCAAGACGTCGCCGAAGTTCGGTTGGAAGACTACCGAGAATTAGGCCACGAACAGTGGGACTACATCACCTCCGTGGGGATGTTCGAACACGTCGGCGCCGAAAACTTAGGCGAATACTTCAACTGCGTTCAGAAGTACCTGATGAACGACGGTGTGGCCCTAATTCACGGAATCACCCGGCAACAGGGTGGCGCTAACAACGGCTGGCTAAACAAGTGGATCTTCCCCGGTGGCTACGTGCCTGGTCTGGTGGAAAACACGACCCACATCATCGAAAACGGCTTACAAATCGATGACATGGAACCCCTGCGCCGGCACTATCAAAAGACCGTGGAAATCTGGGATCAAAACTTCAACCAACACCGCGAAGAAGTTGCCAAGATGTTCGACGATAAGTTTGTTCGTATGTGGGACTTGTACTTACAGGCCTGTGCGGCATCCTTCAAATCCGGTAATATCGACGTGATTCAGTATCTGATTTCCAAGGGGCCTTCCGCCCGGATGTTACCGATGACGCGGGACTACATGTACGCCGAAACGGATAAAGTAACTGACTAA
- a CDS encoding AzlD domain-containing protein, with translation MSTVNTWTSTQHFWLIILGFFVAFLPRYIPLMLFTKREIPEWFNEWMKFVPVSLFTALVVKDVFIDSKSYQLIFTQVPEMLAAVIVIIIAYRTRSMAISVITGLIGVFLLSMVI, from the coding sequence ATGAGTACAGTTAATACGTGGACCAGTACGCAGCATTTTTGGTTAATTATTCTCGGCTTTTTCGTTGCCTTCCTGCCGCGATATATCCCGCTGATGCTGTTTACCAAGCGTGAGATTCCAGAGTGGTTTAACGAATGGATGAAGTTTGTCCCCGTGTCGCTTTTTACGGCTCTGGTGGTTAAAGATGTGTTTATCGACAGTAAAAGTTACCAGCTGATCTTCACCCAGGTGCCAGAAATGTTGGCGGCGGTGATCGTCATCATCATCGCGTACCGCACGCGCTCAATGGCCATTTCCGTGATTACGGGACTGATTGGCGTGTTTCTGCTGTCGATGGTGATATAA
- a CDS encoding AzlC family ABC transporter permease, with amino-acid sequence MNKRRPNPKQVPDPNEPLWRSTLRVAMPLNLSYIPIGLACGILLHAAGFNTLLTGLVSLLIFSGGAQFLIATMLTINSPLLSIVLMLFFLELRYALLSSSLSPYLKGQSNRFLFIFAISLNDENYAINYLKFATDKKWTGKEALMVEHYSLLFWAMSNVIGSLIGSALKIDLGIVNFALTALFLYMIVMQIKNRLTVVICLISGVLAAVCMMITKSTLGLVISTIISSLIGFGLETTLRKRLPDSHWFWKLRSPGAKQSAVEGSDGK; translated from the coding sequence TTGAATAAACGAAGGCCCAACCCCAAGCAAGTGCCTGATCCCAACGAACCCTTATGGCGGTCGACACTGCGGGTAGCCATGCCCCTTAACTTGAGTTACATTCCTATCGGGCTGGCTTGTGGGATTTTGCTCCACGCGGCAGGGTTCAATACCCTATTGACCGGATTAGTTTCCTTATTGATTTTCTCCGGTGGGGCACAATTTTTAATTGCCACGATGTTGACCATTAATTCCCCATTACTTTCAATTGTCTTGATGCTGTTTTTCTTGGAATTACGGTATGCCCTTTTAAGTTCGAGTCTTTCTCCATATTTAAAGGGTCAATCCAACCGCTTCTTATTTATCTTTGCAATTTCACTAAACGATGAAAACTACGCCATCAACTACCTTAAATTCGCCACGGATAAGAAGTGGACGGGTAAGGAAGCCCTAATGGTAGAACACTACTCGTTGCTGTTCTGGGCGATGAGTAACGTCATCGGGAGTTTGATCGGGAGCGCACTTAAAATCGATCTCGGCATCGTTAATTTCGCGCTGACGGCCCTGTTCCTCTACATGATCGTGATGCAGATCAAGAACCGGCTAACGGTGGTGATCTGCCTGATTTCCGGGGTGCTCGCCGCGGTCTGCATGATGATTACCAAATCAACGCTGGGGCTGGTGATTTCGACCATCATCTCCTCATTGATTGGGTTTGGGTTGGAGACGACGCTACGGAAGCGTCTGCCGGATAGTCACTGGTTTTGGAAGTTACGCAGCCCTGGGGCTAAGCAATCGGCGGTAGAAGGTTCGGATGGAAAATAA
- a CDS encoding YhgE/Pip domain-containing protein — protein MVKGEWSYIRHNRLILISVLAIMFIPFLYSIFFLRSVWDPYGETSKLPVAVVNLDKPVTYQGQTLNVGDQTVTNLKKNHQLGWKFVSKQQAAQGLKDRKYYTVITIPKNFSAHAATALDKHPKKMTLTYNTNASANYIAEVMSEVGASKLQSEISAKVTKAYAQATFKLVYQVGKGMDKAATGSAQLKDGTTTLTDGLNTYTTGVKTLNNGLQTMKTSVKPLATGIQQLNDGAATLKSGLTQYTSGVGQYTSGVNQYTAGVGQYTSGVNKYTAGVGQYTSGVNTLASGINTLGAGMPKLIDGTNLLNSGAQTLKDGTYRYVDGVYTLNSGVKQLGSGVGPLADGVSKLYTGSSTLNSGLSELSGNSSALNSGASELAAGASKFNSGVATLRSTIESYVASGATQLNQVNSLIDEVKALEAAAPAGASDQLKTSVSNVVAAKSAVDEASSSVTAATSQLKQDATKSGSTTTTTNATTGSDSSSSAISSARALIKEAEGTDDATKSKELLSKADALLANAGSSQSGSTTKQVTTSSASSAITADVAAISSAQQKLNEATQTLAAQVAGLSQSISTGSLGTGGNYALAKVIADAQTTKNNLTPMLAQLNELASASGQAKLKEQLDTLTNGANGLSTGASTLSGSVSQYTSGVDKAFAGSTSLKSGLGSLNAQVPTLQNGITKIMNGTAELAKNGKTLKSGSSQLASGTAELSSKASTVVAGVSQLTSGAAKLTAAGNTLNANTGQLTAAGNKLNASTGKLTAAGNQLNQASPQLNSGASQLAAGTAQLNSKVPTLTSGVNQLAAGSAQLNANSPKLVAGAKKLNAGSGKLAKSLKSGADQINNQPLTSKTADMFSSPTKLAHKNYSYVPNYGHALAPYVLSVALYVGALVFNFAFPIRKVSMEGGSATGWFFSKVSIGAVEALAMAVIEPSLMMLGGLSVAHPGQLIILSIAFSEASMFIVMFLSMLLDNPGRFIAMVLLMLQLGGSGGTFPMEVTNHFYNVVHPFLPMTYSILGFRQAITDGMGSGVEWQAVFVLALFVIISLALLFPTMHWLQKKHLMGVSQLDDNQKLQAVEDPTSKRHS, from the coding sequence ATGGTGAAAGGCGAATGGAGCTATATTCGGCATAATCGGTTGATTTTGATTTCCGTTTTAGCAATTATGTTTATTCCATTCCTCTATAGTATTTTCTTCCTGCGGTCCGTTTGGGATCCGTACGGAGAAACCAGTAAACTGCCGGTAGCGGTGGTTAACCTGGATAAACCGGTGACTTATCAGGGGCAGACGTTAAACGTGGGTGACCAGACCGTCACCAACCTGAAGAAGAATCACCAACTGGGCTGGAAGTTTGTGTCTAAGCAACAAGCTGCCCAGGGGCTAAAGGACCGTAAGTACTACACGGTCATCACAATTCCCAAGAACTTCTCGGCCCACGCGGCCACGGCGTTAGACAAGCATCCCAAGAAGATGACGTTGACGTACAACACCAATGCATCGGCCAACTATATCGCCGAAGTCATGAGTGAAGTCGGCGCTTCTAAGCTGCAAAGCGAGATCAGTGCGAAGGTCACCAAGGCTTACGCTCAGGCGACCTTTAAGCTGGTCTACCAGGTCGGCAAGGGGATGGACAAGGCGGCCACGGGTTCCGCTCAATTGAAGGACGGGACCACGACCCTGACGGATGGGCTAAACACCTACACGACGGGGGTTAAGACGTTAAACAATGGGTTACAAACCATGAAGACGTCCGTGAAACCGTTAGCCACGGGGATTCAACAGTTAAACGATGGGGCCGCGACGTTGAAGTCCGGCCTGACCCAATACACTTCTGGTGTGGGCCAATATACGTCTGGGGTCAACCAATATACAGCCGGTGTGGGTCAATACACCTCTGGCGTGAACAAGTACACGGCCGGAGTGGGTCAGTATACTTCTGGCGTGAACACGCTGGCCAGTGGGATTAACACGCTGGGTGCCGGAATGCCTAAGTTGATTGACGGCACTAATCTGTTAAATTCTGGGGCACAGACGTTAAAGGATGGCACTTATAGGTATGTCGATGGCGTTTACACGTTGAACTCAGGGGTTAAACAACTGGGGAGTGGCGTGGGACCATTGGCAGATGGTGTTTCCAAGCTGTACACCGGGAGTAGCACGCTCAATTCTGGATTGTCGGAATTAAGTGGTAACTCTAGTGCGTTGAATAGTGGCGCTAGCGAGTTAGCCGCTGGGGCTTCAAAGTTTAATAGCGGTGTCGCTACGTTACGTTCAACTATCGAATCATATGTGGCGTCGGGAGCAACGCAGTTAAATCAAGTAAATTCCTTAATTGATGAAGTTAAGGCGTTAGAGGCAGCTGCTCCAGCTGGTGCTTCTGATCAGCTAAAAACATCTGTAAGTAACGTGGTTGCGGCTAAATCCGCTGTTGATGAAGCATCTAGCAGTGTGACCGCAGCAACATCACAGTTGAAGCAGGATGCAACAAAGTCGGGTTCAACCACGACTACGACGAACGCGACAACTGGTTCCGATTCTAGTTCAAGTGCCATTTCTAGTGCACGAGCTTTAATTAAAGAAGCTGAAGGTACGGATGATGCGACTAAATCCAAGGAGTTGTTGAGTAAGGCGGATGCGTTACTGGCTAATGCCGGCTCGTCACAAAGTGGGTCTACGACTAAGCAAGTGACGACTTCGTCAGCTAGCTCGGCAATTACAGCGGATGTGGCAGCTATTAGTTCAGCTCAACAAAAATTGAACGAAGCAACGCAGACGTTAGCCGCTCAGGTAGCAGGACTTTCTCAAAGCATCAGTACCGGGTCTTTGGGAACCGGTGGCAACTATGCCTTGGCTAAAGTCATTGCCGATGCGCAAACGACGAAAAACAACCTGACGCCAATGCTGGCTCAACTCAATGAATTAGCGTCTGCCAGTGGTCAAGCCAAATTGAAGGAACAACTGGATACATTGACAAACGGTGCTAATGGTCTCAGCACGGGTGCTTCCACGTTAAGCGGTAGCGTTAGTCAATACACGTCAGGCGTGGATAAGGCCTTCGCGGGGTCAACCTCACTGAAGAGTGGGCTCGGTAGCTTAAACGCTCAGGTGCCAACGCTTCAAAATGGGATTACCAAGATTATGAACGGGACGGCAGAGTTGGCCAAGAATGGTAAGACGTTGAAGTCTGGTTCTAGCCAACTTGCAAGCGGAACGGCTGAATTAAGCAGTAAAGCCTCTACCGTGGTTGCTGGGGTGAGTCAGTTGACGTCTGGCGCTGCCAAGCTCACGGCTGCCGGCAACACCCTTAACGCCAATACCGGTCAATTAACGGCCGCCGGCAACAAGCTGAACGCCAGCACCGGTAAACTGACGGCTGCGGGTAACCAGCTGAACCAAGCTTCACCGCAACTAAACAGTGGGGCCAGCCAATTAGCCGCTGGGACCGCGCAACTGAACAGCAAGGTGCCAACGCTGACCAGTGGGGTGAACCAGTTAGCTGCTGGCTCAGCACAATTGAACGCCAACAGTCCGAAGTTAGTTGCCGGGGCCAAGAAGCTGAACGCCGGGAGCGGTAAGCTGGCCAAGTCCCTGAAGTCTGGGGCCGACCAGATCAATAACCAACCACTGACTAGCAAGACGGCGGATATGTTCTCGTCGCCAACCAAGTTAGCCCACAAGAACTACAGTTACGTGCCGAACTACGGGCACGCCTTAGCACCTTACGTGCTGTCTGTGGCTCTTTACGTGGGGGCACTGGTCTTCAACTTCGCCTTCCCAATTCGGAAGGTGTCGATGGAAGGCGGCAGCGCAACGGGCTGGTTCTTCAGTAAGGTCTCGATTGGGGCCGTTGAAGCCTTAGCCATGGCCGTGATCGAACCATCCCTGATGATGTTAGGGGGCTTGTCGGTTGCCCACCCAGGACAACTGATCATCCTCTCAATTGCGTTCTCGGAGGCGTCGATGTTCATTGTCATGTTCCTGTCGATGCTCCTGGACAACCCAGGGCGGTTTATCGCCATGGTTCTCTTGATGCTGCAATTAGGGGGCTCCGGTGGGACCTTCCCAATGGAAGTCACGAACCACTTCTACAACGTCGTTCATCCGTTCTTACCAATGACTTACTCAATCCTCGGATTCCGGCAAGCCATTACGGACGGTATGGGCAGTGGTGTTGAGTGGCAAGCGGTCTTTGTCTTAGCGCTCTTCGTCATTATCAGTTTGGCACTCCTGTTCCCAACCATGCATTGGTTACAGAAGAAGCACCTGATGGGCGTTTCACAGTTAGACGATAACCAGAAGCTGCAGGCGGTTGAAGATCCAACCAGTAAGCGGCACTCCTAA